The following are encoded together in the Panicum virgatum strain AP13 chromosome 6K, P.virgatum_v5, whole genome shotgun sequence genome:
- the LOC120713724 gene encoding wall-associated receptor kinase 2-like isoform X1, with translation MMAFCTSLLLLSLSLPLSSLCPLLECLHLHQAAAPLCCCSAVPQRALTLLSQADMKKAACRGFTALAAIVGSLLLLGAGGAAPAAAAATGSGRNNCTRSCGGIDISYPFGVEPGCYHAAWFNLTCDLSFRPPKLFLGDGTVQVLEISVPNGMVRINSSRLLYTVGAGASAASGPWGRGLPIGGPFFLSESRSSVALVGCGAQVQLRGGDDESLIASCAAVCPLDGDRRIVVESSGACAGVGCCQANIVLGYDSYNIQVNRLNASVYAEAAVYLVDQGISYADEVAGSVSGYFPEALPATLDWVINHTGCPSVYRDEVASECVSSSSRCVEAGNNVPNRGRRCACDIGYQGNPYIPDGCQDIDECMSPDIYPCHGICTNGLGNFICECRSGYYGNASAPDGCQDINECLSQEAHSCYGTCLNLPGTFHCQCPIGTNGNSSRKGGCVPIKNSSPVSGLGIGLGVSGGTSLLLLAFGAPFIIRKLKERKVQKMKEKYFNQNHGLLLQQMISHKADIGERMIITLRELEKATDNFDRSRVVGGGGHGVVFKGIIDLHVVAVKRSKIVVQREIDEFINEVAVLSQVNHRNVVKLLGCCLETEVPLLVYEFISNGTLYHHLHIEGPISLRWDDRIRIALEVARALSYLHSAASMPIFHRDIKSSNILLDDNLTAKVSDFGASRYIPIDQTGVTTAIQGTIGYLDPMYYYTGRLTDKSDVFSYGVLLIELLTRKKPFVYRSDGGDGIVSYFVSLLTKGKLFDIIDPQVIEEEDGEVQEVATLAAMCTKLKGEDRPTMREVEMTLENLLVKKKQVPWNTTSRKYGDDETTAHWMSSEQVSTEASRQYTIEEETLLSAR, from the exons ATGATGGCATTTTGCACCTCGCTTCTactcctctcactctctctccctctctctagcCTCTGCCCACTGCTCGAGTGCTTGCATTTGCATCAAGCCGCCGCCCCTTTGTGTTGCTGCTCTGCAGTTCCACAGAGGGCTTTGACGCTGCTGAGCCAGGCCGACATGAAGAAGGCAGCTTGTAGAGGATTTACAGCCTTGGCTGCCATAGTCGGCTCGTTGCTGctgctcggcgccggcggcgcggcaccagctgcggcggcggccaccggctcGGGGAGGAACAACTGCACCAGGAGCTGCGGCGGCATTGACATCTCGTACCCGTTCGGCGTCGAGCCCGGGTGCTACCACGCCGCCTGGTTCAACCTCACCTGCGACCTCTCCTTCCGGCCGCCGAAGTTGTTCCTGGGCGACGGCACCGTGCAGGTGCTGGAGATCTCCGTCCCCAACGGCATGGTGCGCATCAACAGCAGCCGGCTGCTGTACACGGTCGGCGCCGGGGCCAGCGCCGCGAGCGGGCCGTGGGGCCGGGGCCTCCCGATCGGCGGGCCCTTCTTCCTGTCCGAGTCCAGGAGCAGCGTCGCGCTGGTGGGCTGCGGCGCCCAGGTCCAGCTCCGCGGCGGGGACGACGAAAGCCTGATcgcctcctgcgccgccgtctGCCCGCTCGACGGCGACCGCCGGATCGTCGTCGAGTCCAGCGGCGCCTGCGCCGGCGTCGGCTGCTGCCAGGCGAACATCGTCCTGGGCTACGATTCCTACAACATCCAGGTCAACAGGCTCAACGCATCGGTTTACGCCGAAGCTGCCGTCTACTTGGTTGACCAGGGGATTAGCTACGCCGACGAGGTCGCCGGCAGTGTCTCCGGCTACTTTCCTGAGGCGCTCCCGGCCACGCTCGACTGGGTGATCAACCACACAGGGTGCCCGTCGGTGTACAGGGACGAAGTCGCCAGCGAATGCGTCAGCTCCAGCAGCAGATGCGTCGAAGCAGGTAATAATGTTCCCAATCGTGGGCGTCGGTGCGCCTGCGATATTGGTTATCAAGGCAACCCTTACATCCCGGATGGATGCCAAG ATATCGACGAGTGTATGTCTCCAGACATCTACCCATGTCATGGCATCTGCACAAATGGATTAGGGAATTTTATTTGCGAGTGCCGTTCTGGGTATTACGGAAATGCTTCTGCCCCAGATGGATGCCAAG ACATAAACGAGTGTTTGAGCCAGGAAGCCCACTCGTGCTATGGCACCTGCCTAAACTTGCCTGGAACTTTCCATTGTCAATGTCCAATTGGAACCAATGGAAATTCTTCCAGAAAAGGGGGGTGCGTTCCAATAAAGAACTCATCCCCAG TTTCAGGTTTAGGCATCGGGCTAGGAGTATCTGGTGGTACAAGTCTTTTGCTTCTAGCATTTGGTGCTCCCTTCATAATTCGGAAACTCAAGGAGAGAAAGGTGCAGAAGATGAAAGAGAAATATTTCAACCAAAATCATGGTTTACTATTGCAGCAAATGATATCGCATAAGGCAGACATTGGCGAAAGGATGATAATTACATTAAGGGAGCTGGAGAAGGCTACAGACAATTTTGATAGGTCCCGCGTAGTTGGCGGGGGAGGACATGGTGTTGTGTTCAAGGGTATTATAGATCTGCATGTTGTGGCAGTCAAGAGATCAAAGATTGTAGTGCAAAGAGAAATTGATGAATTCATAAATGAAGTTGCGGTTCTTTCTCAAGTGAACCATAGAAATGTAGTGAAGCTCTTAGGATGTTGCCTTGAGACAGAGGTTCCACTGCTAGTTTATGAGTTCATATCGAATGGAACTCTTTATCATCATCTTCACATTGAAGGACCTATATCACTTAGATGGGATGACAGGATACGGATTGCACTAGAAGTGGCTAGAGCGCTCTCCTATCTACATTCAGCGGCCTCAATGCCGATATTTCATAGAGATATTAAGTCCTCGAATATACTTCTGGATGACAATTTAACTGCCAAGGTATCAGACTTTGGAGCTTCAAGATATATCCCAATTGATCAGACAGGTGTAACTACAGCGATTCAAGGTACAATTGGTTACTTGGACCCAATGTACTATTACACAGGCCGACTAACAGACAAGAGTGATGTCTTCAGCTATGGGGTTCTTCTTATAGAATTGCTTACTAGGAAGAAACCATTTGTGTATCGATCTGATGGCGGTGATGGCATTGTTTCATATTTTGTCTCACTATTGACGAAAGGCAAGTTGTTTGATATAATAGATCCCCAAGTCATAGAGGAAGAAGACGGAGAAGTCCAAGAAGTAGCCACACTAGCAGCAATGTGCACTAAACTGAAGGGAGAGGATCGGCCTACAATGAGAGAAGTAGAGATGACACTTGAGAATTTACTAGTTAAGAAGAAACAGGTTCCGTGGAATACAACATCAAGGAAATATGGCGATGATGAAACTACGGCTCACTGGATGTCAAGCGAGCAAGTTTCTACTGAAGCAAGCAGGCAGTACACAATTGAAGAGGAAACATTGTTGTCAGCAAGGTAG
- the LOC120713724 gene encoding wall-associated receptor kinase 2-like isoform X2 produces MMAFCTSLLLLSLSLPLSSLCPLLECLHLHQAAAPLCCCSAVPQRALTLLSQADMKKAACRGFTALAAIVGSLLLLGAGGAAPAAAAATGSGRNNCTRSCGGIDISYPFGVEPGCYHAAWFNLTCDLSFRPPKLFLGDGTVQVLEISVPNGMVRINSSRLLYTVGAGASAASGPWGRGLPIGGPFFLSESRSSVALVGCGAQVQLRGGDDESLIASCAAVCPLDGDRRIVVESSGACAGVGCCQANIVLGYDSYNIQVNRLNASVYAEAAVYLVDQGISYADEVAGSVSGYFPEALPATLDWVINHTGCPSVYRDEVASECVSSSSRCVEADIDECMSPDIYPCHGICTNGLGNFICECRSGYYGNASAPDGCQDINECLSQEAHSCYGTCLNLPGTFHCQCPIGTNGNSSRKGGCVPIKNSSPVSGLGIGLGVSGGTSLLLLAFGAPFIIRKLKERKVQKMKEKYFNQNHGLLLQQMISHKADIGERMIITLRELEKATDNFDRSRVVGGGGHGVVFKGIIDLHVVAVKRSKIVVQREIDEFINEVAVLSQVNHRNVVKLLGCCLETEVPLLVYEFISNGTLYHHLHIEGPISLRWDDRIRIALEVARALSYLHSAASMPIFHRDIKSSNILLDDNLTAKVSDFGASRYIPIDQTGVTTAIQGTIGYLDPMYYYTGRLTDKSDVFSYGVLLIELLTRKKPFVYRSDGGDGIVSYFVSLLTKGKLFDIIDPQVIEEEDGEVQEVATLAAMCTKLKGEDRPTMREVEMTLENLLVKKKQVPWNTTSRKYGDDETTAHWMSSEQVSTEASRQYTIEEETLLSAR; encoded by the exons ATGATGGCATTTTGCACCTCGCTTCTactcctctcactctctctccctctctctagcCTCTGCCCACTGCTCGAGTGCTTGCATTTGCATCAAGCCGCCGCCCCTTTGTGTTGCTGCTCTGCAGTTCCACAGAGGGCTTTGACGCTGCTGAGCCAGGCCGACATGAAGAAGGCAGCTTGTAGAGGATTTACAGCCTTGGCTGCCATAGTCGGCTCGTTGCTGctgctcggcgccggcggcgcggcaccagctgcggcggcggccaccggctcGGGGAGGAACAACTGCACCAGGAGCTGCGGCGGCATTGACATCTCGTACCCGTTCGGCGTCGAGCCCGGGTGCTACCACGCCGCCTGGTTCAACCTCACCTGCGACCTCTCCTTCCGGCCGCCGAAGTTGTTCCTGGGCGACGGCACCGTGCAGGTGCTGGAGATCTCCGTCCCCAACGGCATGGTGCGCATCAACAGCAGCCGGCTGCTGTACACGGTCGGCGCCGGGGCCAGCGCCGCGAGCGGGCCGTGGGGCCGGGGCCTCCCGATCGGCGGGCCCTTCTTCCTGTCCGAGTCCAGGAGCAGCGTCGCGCTGGTGGGCTGCGGCGCCCAGGTCCAGCTCCGCGGCGGGGACGACGAAAGCCTGATcgcctcctgcgccgccgtctGCCCGCTCGACGGCGACCGCCGGATCGTCGTCGAGTCCAGCGGCGCCTGCGCCGGCGTCGGCTGCTGCCAGGCGAACATCGTCCTGGGCTACGATTCCTACAACATCCAGGTCAACAGGCTCAACGCATCGGTTTACGCCGAAGCTGCCGTCTACTTGGTTGACCAGGGGATTAGCTACGCCGACGAGGTCGCCGGCAGTGTCTCCGGCTACTTTCCTGAGGCGCTCCCGGCCACGCTCGACTGGGTGATCAACCACACAGGGTGCCCGTCGGTGTACAGGGACGAAGTCGCCAGCGAATGCGTCAGCTCCAGCAGCAGATGCGTCGAAGCAG ATATCGACGAGTGTATGTCTCCAGACATCTACCCATGTCATGGCATCTGCACAAATGGATTAGGGAATTTTATTTGCGAGTGCCGTTCTGGGTATTACGGAAATGCTTCTGCCCCAGATGGATGCCAAG ACATAAACGAGTGTTTGAGCCAGGAAGCCCACTCGTGCTATGGCACCTGCCTAAACTTGCCTGGAACTTTCCATTGTCAATGTCCAATTGGAACCAATGGAAATTCTTCCAGAAAAGGGGGGTGCGTTCCAATAAAGAACTCATCCCCAG TTTCAGGTTTAGGCATCGGGCTAGGAGTATCTGGTGGTACAAGTCTTTTGCTTCTAGCATTTGGTGCTCCCTTCATAATTCGGAAACTCAAGGAGAGAAAGGTGCAGAAGATGAAAGAGAAATATTTCAACCAAAATCATGGTTTACTATTGCAGCAAATGATATCGCATAAGGCAGACATTGGCGAAAGGATGATAATTACATTAAGGGAGCTGGAGAAGGCTACAGACAATTTTGATAGGTCCCGCGTAGTTGGCGGGGGAGGACATGGTGTTGTGTTCAAGGGTATTATAGATCTGCATGTTGTGGCAGTCAAGAGATCAAAGATTGTAGTGCAAAGAGAAATTGATGAATTCATAAATGAAGTTGCGGTTCTTTCTCAAGTGAACCATAGAAATGTAGTGAAGCTCTTAGGATGTTGCCTTGAGACAGAGGTTCCACTGCTAGTTTATGAGTTCATATCGAATGGAACTCTTTATCATCATCTTCACATTGAAGGACCTATATCACTTAGATGGGATGACAGGATACGGATTGCACTAGAAGTGGCTAGAGCGCTCTCCTATCTACATTCAGCGGCCTCAATGCCGATATTTCATAGAGATATTAAGTCCTCGAATATACTTCTGGATGACAATTTAACTGCCAAGGTATCAGACTTTGGAGCTTCAAGATATATCCCAATTGATCAGACAGGTGTAACTACAGCGATTCAAGGTACAATTGGTTACTTGGACCCAATGTACTATTACACAGGCCGACTAACAGACAAGAGTGATGTCTTCAGCTATGGGGTTCTTCTTATAGAATTGCTTACTAGGAAGAAACCATTTGTGTATCGATCTGATGGCGGTGATGGCATTGTTTCATATTTTGTCTCACTATTGACGAAAGGCAAGTTGTTTGATATAATAGATCCCCAAGTCATAGAGGAAGAAGACGGAGAAGTCCAAGAAGTAGCCACACTAGCAGCAATGTGCACTAAACTGAAGGGAGAGGATCGGCCTACAATGAGAGAAGTAGAGATGACACTTGAGAATTTACTAGTTAAGAAGAAACAGGTTCCGTGGAATACAACATCAAGGAAATATGGCGATGATGAAACTACGGCTCACTGGATGTCAAGCGAGCAAGTTTCTACTGAAGCAAGCAGGCAGTACACAATTGAAGAGGAAACATTGTTGTCAGCAAGGTAG
- the LOC120713730 gene encoding transcription factor GTE4-like isoform X4: MPAPLPLVVVPQQQVVDARYMQSQFSAGDMVTPMSAQLTTAVLPVRSLLQRRPLIVSVFHNEAFEKEKRTPKANQLYQNSEFLLAKDRIPPSDSQGRKKSKHHKKKHRSLESHGADFDAERRLYSQAFKKSSSLLSRLMKHKFGWVFNKPVDPVALGLHDYFTIIKHPMDLGTIRGWLSQGQYRNPKEFADDVRLTFHNAMTYNPKGQDVHFMAEQLLEIFEAQWPEIEAEVNYLASCPPLPKKFPPPPIDLRFLERSDSMRHHMALDSSRPISHTPTYSRTPSMKKPRAKDPNKRDMTIDEKRKLSENLQNLPPEKLDAVVQVIKNKNLSVRQHEDEIEVEIDSMDAETLWELDRFVANYKKNLSKKKRKAERAMLARQDAELRAQHSVQQPQPIQFNQEPNVGEKSPKQVEKDSDSDSSSSDGSGAGNSS, translated from the exons ATGCCGGCACCTTTGCCCCTGGTGGTAGTGCcgcagcagcaggtggtggATGCTCGGTACATGCAGTCTCAGTTCTCAGCTGGTGATATGGTGACGCCCATGTCTGCGCAGCTCACTACTGCGGTTCTGCCCGTCCGCTCGCTGCTGCAGCGCAGGCCACTAATCGTGTCGGTATTTCATAATGAAGCATTTGAGAAGGAGAAACGGACGCCTAAGGCTAATCAATTGTACCAGAACTCCGAGTTTTTGCTTGCCAAGGATAGGATCCCGCCCTCAGATTCACAGGGGCGCAAGAAATCCAAACACCACAAGAAGAAGCACAGGTCCCTAGAATCTCATGGCGCAGATTTTGATGCCGAGCGGAGGTTATACTCTCAGGCATTCAAGAAGTCCTCATCTCTTCTGAGCCGGCTAATGAAGCATAAGTTTGGGTGGGTTTTCAACAAGCCCGTCGATCCAGTTGCACTTGGTTTGCATGACTATTTTACAATTATTAAGCACCCAATGGATCTTGGCACGATAAGGGGGTGGCTCAGCCAGGGGCAGTACAGGAATCCAAAAGAGTTTGCTGACGATGTGCGGCTCACTTTCCATAATGCAATGACATATAACCCCAAGGGGCAGGATGTGCATTTCATGGCAGAGCAGTTGTTAGAAATCTTTGAGGCCCAGTGGCCTGAGATTGAGGCTGAGGTTAACTATCTCGCATCATGTCCTCCATTGCCAAAGAAGTTTCCACCTCCACCGATTGACCTGCGCTTCCTAGAGAGGTCTGATTCCATGAGACACCACATGGCGTTGGACTCGTCAAGGCCAATCAGTCATACTCCCACTTATAGCCGGACTCCATCGATGAAGAAACCAAGGGCAAAGGATCCAAATAAAAGGGACATGACAATAGATGAGAAGCGTAAGCTTAGTGAGAACCTCCAGAATTTGCCTCCAGAGAAGCTTGACGCTGTTGTACAAGTCATTAAGAACAAGAATCTTTCAGTTAGGCAGCATGAGGATGAGATTGAGGTTGAAATCGATAGCATGGATGCTGAGACACTTTGGGAGCTTGACAGGTTTGTTGCTAACTACAAGAAGAACCTGagcaagaaaaagagaaaggctgAGCGTGCAATGCTTGCCAGACAAGATGCTGAGTTGCGCGCACAGCACTCCGTACAGCAACCACAGCCA ATCCAGTTCAACCAAGAACCCAATGTTGGTGAAAAATCTCCGAAGCAAGTTGAGAAAG ACTCAGACAGTGATAGCTCCTCTTCAGATGGATCTGGTGCTGGCAATTCTTCTTGA
- the LOC120713730 gene encoding transcription factor GTE4-like isoform X2 yields MPAPLPLVVVPQQQVVDARYMQSQFSAGDMVTPMSAQLTTAVLPVRSLLQRRPLIVSVFHNEAFEKEKRTPKANQLYQNSEFLLAKDRIPPSDSQGRKKSKHHKKKHRSLESHGADFDAERRLYSQAFKKSSSLLSRLMKHKFGWVFNKPVDPVALGLHDYFTIIKHPMDLGTIRGWLSQGQYRNPKEFADDVRLTFHNAMTYNPKGQDVHFMAEQLLEIFEAQWPEIEAEVNYLASCPPLPKKFPPPPIDLRFLERSDSMRHHMALDSSRPISHTPTYSRTPSMKKPRAKDPNKRDMTIDEKRKLSENLQNLPPEKLDAVVQVIKNKNLSVRQHEDEIEVEIDSMDAETLWELDRFVANYKKNLSKKKRKAERAMLARQDAELRAQHSVQQPQPIQFNQEPNVGEKSPKQVEKGSVAGEQLATGAAPAPKQNDENRQNTSSSSNSSSSSSDSGSSSSDSDSDSSSSDGSGAGNSS; encoded by the exons ATGCCGGCACCTTTGCCCCTGGTGGTAGTGCcgcagcagcaggtggtggATGCTCGGTACATGCAGTCTCAGTTCTCAGCTGGTGATATGGTGACGCCCATGTCTGCGCAGCTCACTACTGCGGTTCTGCCCGTCCGCTCGCTGCTGCAGCGCAGGCCACTAATCGTGTCGGTATTTCATAATGAAGCATTTGAGAAGGAGAAACGGACGCCTAAGGCTAATCAATTGTACCAGAACTCCGAGTTTTTGCTTGCCAAGGATAGGATCCCGCCCTCAGATTCACAGGGGCGCAAGAAATCCAAACACCACAAGAAGAAGCACAGGTCCCTAGAATCTCATGGCGCAGATTTTGATGCCGAGCGGAGGTTATACTCTCAGGCATTCAAGAAGTCCTCATCTCTTCTGAGCCGGCTAATGAAGCATAAGTTTGGGTGGGTTTTCAACAAGCCCGTCGATCCAGTTGCACTTGGTTTGCATGACTATTTTACAATTATTAAGCACCCAATGGATCTTGGCACGATAAGGGGGTGGCTCAGCCAGGGGCAGTACAGGAATCCAAAAGAGTTTGCTGACGATGTGCGGCTCACTTTCCATAATGCAATGACATATAACCCCAAGGGGCAGGATGTGCATTTCATGGCAGAGCAGTTGTTAGAAATCTTTGAGGCCCAGTGGCCTGAGATTGAGGCTGAGGTTAACTATCTCGCATCATGTCCTCCATTGCCAAAGAAGTTTCCACCTCCACCGATTGACCTGCGCTTCCTAGAGAGGTCTGATTCCATGAGACACCACATGGCGTTGGACTCGTCAAGGCCAATCAGTCATACTCCCACTTATAGCCGGACTCCATCGATGAAGAAACCAAGGGCAAAGGATCCAAATAAAAGGGACATGACAATAGATGAGAAGCGTAAGCTTAGTGAGAACCTCCAGAATTTGCCTCCAGAGAAGCTTGACGCTGTTGTACAAGTCATTAAGAACAAGAATCTTTCAGTTAGGCAGCATGAGGATGAGATTGAGGTTGAAATCGATAGCATGGATGCTGAGACACTTTGGGAGCTTGACAGGTTTGTTGCTAACTACAAGAAGAACCTGagcaagaaaaagagaaaggctgAGCGTGCAATGCTTGCCAGACAAGATGCTGAGTTGCGCGCACAGCACTCCGTACAGCAACCACAGCCA ATCCAGTTCAACCAAGAACCCAATGTTGGTGAAAAATCTCCGAAGCAAGTTGAGAAAG GTTCGGTTGCAGGTGAGCAACTGGCAACAGGCGCTGCGCCTGCGCCAAAGCAAAATGATGAGAATAGACAAAACACAAGtagttcaagcaattcaagcagcTCCAGCAGTGATTCAGGATCATCTTCTAGTG ACTCAGACAGTGATAGCTCCTCTTCAGATGGATCTGGTGCTGGCAATTCTTCTTGA
- the LOC120713730 gene encoding transcription factor GTE4-like isoform X1, whose protein sequence is MPAPLPLVVVPQQQVVDARYMQSQFSAGDMVTPMSAQLTTAVLPVRSLLQRRPLIVSVFHNEAFEKEKRTPKANQLYQNSEFLLAKDRIPPSDSQGRKKSKHHKKKHRSLESHGADFDAERRLYSQAFKKSSSLLSRLMKHKFGWVFNKPVDPVALGLHDYFTIIKHPMDLGTIRGWLSQGQYRNPKEFADDVRLTFHNAMTYNPKGQDVHFMAEQLLEIFEAQWPEIEAEVNYLASCPPLPKKFPPPPIDLRFLERSDSMRHHMALDSSRPISHTPTYSRTPSMKKPRAKDPNKRDMTIDEKRKLSENLQNLPPEKLDAVVQVIKNKNLSVRQHEDEIEVEIDSMDAETLWELDRFVANYKKNLSKKKRKAERAMLARQDAELRAQHSVQQPQPFHPLQIQFNQEPNVGEKSPKQVEKGSVAGEQLATGAAPAPKQNDENRQNTSSSSNSSSSSSDSGSSSSDSDSDSSSSDGSGAGNSS, encoded by the exons ATGCCGGCACCTTTGCCCCTGGTGGTAGTGCcgcagcagcaggtggtggATGCTCGGTACATGCAGTCTCAGTTCTCAGCTGGTGATATGGTGACGCCCATGTCTGCGCAGCTCACTACTGCGGTTCTGCCCGTCCGCTCGCTGCTGCAGCGCAGGCCACTAATCGTGTCGGTATTTCATAATGAAGCATTTGAGAAGGAGAAACGGACGCCTAAGGCTAATCAATTGTACCAGAACTCCGAGTTTTTGCTTGCCAAGGATAGGATCCCGCCCTCAGATTCACAGGGGCGCAAGAAATCCAAACACCACAAGAAGAAGCACAGGTCCCTAGAATCTCATGGCGCAGATTTTGATGCCGAGCGGAGGTTATACTCTCAGGCATTCAAGAAGTCCTCATCTCTTCTGAGCCGGCTAATGAAGCATAAGTTTGGGTGGGTTTTCAACAAGCCCGTCGATCCAGTTGCACTTGGTTTGCATGACTATTTTACAATTATTAAGCACCCAATGGATCTTGGCACGATAAGGGGGTGGCTCAGCCAGGGGCAGTACAGGAATCCAAAAGAGTTTGCTGACGATGTGCGGCTCACTTTCCATAATGCAATGACATATAACCCCAAGGGGCAGGATGTGCATTTCATGGCAGAGCAGTTGTTAGAAATCTTTGAGGCCCAGTGGCCTGAGATTGAGGCTGAGGTTAACTATCTCGCATCATGTCCTCCATTGCCAAAGAAGTTTCCACCTCCACCGATTGACCTGCGCTTCCTAGAGAGGTCTGATTCCATGAGACACCACATGGCGTTGGACTCGTCAAGGCCAATCAGTCATACTCCCACTTATAGCCGGACTCCATCGATGAAGAAACCAAGGGCAAAGGATCCAAATAAAAGGGACATGACAATAGATGAGAAGCGTAAGCTTAGTGAGAACCTCCAGAATTTGCCTCCAGAGAAGCTTGACGCTGTTGTACAAGTCATTAAGAACAAGAATCTTTCAGTTAGGCAGCATGAGGATGAGATTGAGGTTGAAATCGATAGCATGGATGCTGAGACACTTTGGGAGCTTGACAGGTTTGTTGCTAACTACAAGAAGAACCTGagcaagaaaaagagaaaggctgAGCGTGCAATGCTTGCCAGACAAGATGCTGAGTTGCGCGCACAGCACTCCGTACAGCAACCACAGCCA TTTCATCCTTTGCAGATCCAGTTCAACCAAGAACCCAATGTTGGTGAAAAATCTCCGAAGCAAGTTGAGAAAG GTTCGGTTGCAGGTGAGCAACTGGCAACAGGCGCTGCGCCTGCGCCAAAGCAAAATGATGAGAATAGACAAAACACAAGtagttcaagcaattcaagcagcTCCAGCAGTGATTCAGGATCATCTTCTAGTG ACTCAGACAGTGATAGCTCCTCTTCAGATGGATCTGGTGCTGGCAATTCTTCTTGA
- the LOC120713730 gene encoding transcription factor GTE4-like isoform X3 — translation MPAPLPLVVVPQQQVVDARYMQSQFSAGDMVTPMSAQLTTAVLPVRSLLQRRPLIVSVFHNEAFEKEKRTPKANQLYQNSEFLLAKDRIPPSDSQGRKKSKHHKKKHRSLESHGADFDAERRLYSQAFKKSSSLLSRLMKHKFGWVFNKPVDPVALGLHDYFTIIKHPMDLGTIRGWLSQGQYRNPKEFADDVRLTFHNAMTYNPKGQDVHFMAEQLLEIFEAQWPEIEAEVNYLASCPPLPKKFPPPPIDLRFLERSDSMRHHMALDSSRPISHTPTYSRTPSMKKPRAKDPNKRDMTIDEKRKLSENLQNLPPEKLDAVVQVIKNKNLSVRQHEDEIEVEIDSMDAETLWELDRFVANYKKNLSKKKRKAERAMLARQDAELRAQHSVQQPQPFHPLQIQFNQEPNVGEKSPKQVEKDSDSDSSSSDGSGAGNSS, via the exons ATGCCGGCACCTTTGCCCCTGGTGGTAGTGCcgcagcagcaggtggtggATGCTCGGTACATGCAGTCTCAGTTCTCAGCTGGTGATATGGTGACGCCCATGTCTGCGCAGCTCACTACTGCGGTTCTGCCCGTCCGCTCGCTGCTGCAGCGCAGGCCACTAATCGTGTCGGTATTTCATAATGAAGCATTTGAGAAGGAGAAACGGACGCCTAAGGCTAATCAATTGTACCAGAACTCCGAGTTTTTGCTTGCCAAGGATAGGATCCCGCCCTCAGATTCACAGGGGCGCAAGAAATCCAAACACCACAAGAAGAAGCACAGGTCCCTAGAATCTCATGGCGCAGATTTTGATGCCGAGCGGAGGTTATACTCTCAGGCATTCAAGAAGTCCTCATCTCTTCTGAGCCGGCTAATGAAGCATAAGTTTGGGTGGGTTTTCAACAAGCCCGTCGATCCAGTTGCACTTGGTTTGCATGACTATTTTACAATTATTAAGCACCCAATGGATCTTGGCACGATAAGGGGGTGGCTCAGCCAGGGGCAGTACAGGAATCCAAAAGAGTTTGCTGACGATGTGCGGCTCACTTTCCATAATGCAATGACATATAACCCCAAGGGGCAGGATGTGCATTTCATGGCAGAGCAGTTGTTAGAAATCTTTGAGGCCCAGTGGCCTGAGATTGAGGCTGAGGTTAACTATCTCGCATCATGTCCTCCATTGCCAAAGAAGTTTCCACCTCCACCGATTGACCTGCGCTTCCTAGAGAGGTCTGATTCCATGAGACACCACATGGCGTTGGACTCGTCAAGGCCAATCAGTCATACTCCCACTTATAGCCGGACTCCATCGATGAAGAAACCAAGGGCAAAGGATCCAAATAAAAGGGACATGACAATAGATGAGAAGCGTAAGCTTAGTGAGAACCTCCAGAATTTGCCTCCAGAGAAGCTTGACGCTGTTGTACAAGTCATTAAGAACAAGAATCTTTCAGTTAGGCAGCATGAGGATGAGATTGAGGTTGAAATCGATAGCATGGATGCTGAGACACTTTGGGAGCTTGACAGGTTTGTTGCTAACTACAAGAAGAACCTGagcaagaaaaagagaaaggctgAGCGTGCAATGCTTGCCAGACAAGATGCTGAGTTGCGCGCACAGCACTCCGTACAGCAACCACAGCCA TTTCATCCTTTGCAGATCCAGTTCAACCAAGAACCCAATGTTGGTGAAAAATCTCCGAAGCAAGTTGAGAAAG ACTCAGACAGTGATAGCTCCTCTTCAGATGGATCTGGTGCTGGCAATTCTTCTTGA